The following proteins come from a genomic window of Dysidea avara chromosome 12, odDysAvar1.4, whole genome shotgun sequence:
- the LOC136240049 gene encoding uncharacterized protein isoform X2, with the protein MACTPTICEANKEHFSRREAEEKDRPQQVEVINVCYKGFVIVSLVTIMILLIYIVMILKIESISSTRQSTCNYTDVNTVQILKQSKSNGNQLNNNVSLNLDSWATQLDHYSNVTPVILKISNFTEKTKNSERWTSDPFFSFERGYQMFADIDCSGTLGGIGTHVSVYLFVMPGAYDDELQESGQWPMKGTFIIELLNQNSDSDHHREVMLFSNDTCNECAKRKMKNMRLHGYGYSTFIQLSELIDDNKYHKNDSVYIRITYSTCYSCHIVEDSLNMLPVCIEFFMIDYFAILILLLLTEVFRSLTETSKHVFGLQKIRFDLIQLAIDKDTLRTLLFSMIILATENLPYVLWDQMDLVSYNVAGVFSTTITRIWILLKHPCAVSIYSCAERKYVVVKPMWILINFTQTCDPRITAILVVSITSVNTLVVNMFNVFDL; encoded by the coding sequence CATGTACACCAACAATTTGTGAAGCTAACAAAGAGCATTTCTCCAGGAGGGAAGCTGAGGAAAAAGACAGGCCACAGCAAGTGGAAGTAATAAATGTGTGCTACAAAGGTTTTGTAATAGTTTCCTTGGTAACAATAATGATACTACTCATCTACATTGTAATGATACTGAAAATAGAAAGCATTTCTTCCACCAGGCAGTCCACATGCAATTACACTGATGTCAACACTGTACAAATTTTGAAACAATCTAAATCAAATGGCAACCAGCTCAATAATAATGTTTCATTGAATTTAGACTCGTGGGCTACACAACTGGACCACTATAGCAATGTTACTccagtaattttaaaaatttctaacTTTACTGAAAAGACCAAAAACAGTGAAAGGTGGACTAGCGATCCATTCTTTTCCTTTGAGAGAGGATACCAGATGTTTGCTGATATTGATTGTTCTGGAACTCTTGGTGGTATTGGCACACATGTATCTGTTTACCTTTTTGTCATGCCAGGTGCATATGATGATGAACTACAAGAATCTGGCCAGTGGCCAATGAAAGGAACATTCATAATAGAACTGCTAAACCAAAACAGTGATAGTGACCATCATAGAGAAGTAATGTTATTTAGCAATGATACCTGTAATGAATGTGCTAAAAGGAAGATGAAGAACATGAGACTTCATGGGTATGGATATAGTACATTTATTCAGTTAAGTGAATTAATTGATGACAATAAATATCACAAAAATGATTCTGTTTACATAAGGATTACTTACAGCACTTGTTATTCATGCCATATTGTAGAAGATAGCTTAAACATGTTACCAGTATGTATTGAATTttttatgatcgattattttgCCATTCTCATATTATTACTTTTAACTGAAGTTTTTAGAAGTTTGACAGAAACATCTAAACATGTTTTTGGTTTACAGAAGATTAGATTTGATCTAATACAGCTAGCAATAGATAAAGATACATTAAGGACTCTACTATTTTCAATGATAATATTAGCCACTGAAAATTTGCCATATGTACTGTGGGATCAAATGGATCTTGTTAGTTACAATGTTGCTGGTGTATTTTCCACTACAATAACTAGAATATGGATACTTTTGAAACATCCGTGTGCAGTCAGTATATATTCGTGTGCAGAAAGAAAGTATGTTGTTGTAAAGCCAATGTGGATACTCATAAATTTTACTCAGACCTGTGATCCTAGGATAACTGCCATACTAGTAGTAAGTATAACAAGTGTAAACACAttagttgtaaacatgtttaatGTATTTGATTTGTAA